Within Bdellovibrio bacteriovorus HD100, the genomic segment TCGCAAAAGTATGTGGCGAATCCGCTGTGGGATTGGGCCGAGGGTATCTTGCGCGAGGTTTTGGTGGAAAGTGGTCTGCCATTTTTTGAAGCCCCTGGTGAAGCGGCCTTTTATGGTCCCAAGATTGATGTGCAAATCATGTCCGTGCATGGCAAAGAGGAAAGTGCCTCCACTGTGCAAGTGGACTTTATCAGTGCTGAGCGCTTTGATCTGTCGTTCATAAATGAAGAGGGTCATAAAGAGCGACCGGTGATTTTGCACCGGGCACCGCTGGGATCACATGAACGTATGGTGGCTTTGCTGATTGAGCTATATCAAGGAGCCTTCCCGTTGTGGTTGTCGCCGGAACAGGTGCGCATTGTGCCTTTGGCAGACCGGCACCAGGAAGCGGCTGAAGGTCTTCGTTTGCTGTTACATAATTCTTTCATCCGGGTCCGTGTCGATGATCGCGCAGAATCCCTGTCGCGCAAAATGGCCGAATGCTGGCAGGAGAAAGTGCATTCAGTTGTGGTGATCGGCGACAAGGAACTGCAGGCCGGGAAGTTCAGTCTGCAGCGAAGAGGTGCCTCTGCGCAAAGTGTGTCGGCGCAGGAACTGCTGTCTTTGCTTCAGAATGAAATACGCGACCGGAAGTAATGTCTTTCCTCAAAAACGGGGACAGATCCTTTTTCATTCTTTGGGGTGGGCTCATAATGGTGTTTTGGATCTGGCCCCGTGATTGGAGGTTCGCAATGAAATATTTCAATAAACTCGGAACAACGGGCAAAGTGATTTTGGGTGTGGTGTTGCTGCTGGTTGTGGCGCGGGCATTCCTGCCTGCGGGGATGAAGTACGGCATCAACTGGTATCTTGGCAATAAAATGGAAAACTATGAAGGCCGCATCGACGATTTTGATCTGACCCTGTATCGCGGGG encodes:
- the thrS gene encoding threonine--tRNA ligase, encoding MSSFKKGQAGSCHVQKDHRELNQYLSYFHSDESIGAGLPLWLPAGVVIRDELEKLARELEFLAGYQRVVSPHLAKEDLYHQSGHLPYYEDSMYPSMDLENVRYRLRPMCCPHHHKIFSAKLHSYRELPLRLAEYGQVYRYEGSGALSGLMRVRGLCQNDAHLYVRQNQVKVEIHKVLEMYQKAYRILGISDYRLRLSRGVEAEEASQKYVANPLWDWAEGILREVLVESGLPFFEAPGEAAFYGPKIDVQIMSVHGKEESASTVQVDFISAERFDLSFINEEGHKERPVILHRAPLGSHERMVALLIELYQGAFPLWLSPEQVRIVPLADRHQEAAEGLRLLLHNSFIRVRVDDRAESLSRKMAECWQEKVHSVVVIGDKELQAGKFSLQRRGASAQSVSAQELLSLLQNEIRDRK